The following coding sequences lie in one Musa acuminata AAA Group cultivar baxijiao chromosome BXJ1-8, Cavendish_Baxijiao_AAA, whole genome shotgun sequence genomic window:
- the LOC135680557 gene encoding receptor-like cytoplasmic kinase 176 isoform X1: MGNCWVAEVKSDSPSYIVFASGRNSKHGSKKGTVLSASSRRVSASSVPLTPGSEGEILSSSKPKSFTFSELRTATRNFRPDSLLGEGGFGAVFKGWIDEHTFAAAKPGTGLVIAVKKLNPESFQGHREWMTEVNYLTQLSHPNLVKLIGYCLEDEQRLLVYEFMPRGSLENHLFRSKWFVPFFTVTHPICFDGSQFVGDAGSPYYRPLSWSLRMKIALGAGRGLAFLHSDKAKVIYRDFKTSNVLLDSNYNAKLSDFGLAKDGPSGSKSHVSTRVMGTYGYAAPEYLSTGHLTAKSDVYSFGVVLVELLTGQRAIDKNRPSEEHNLVEWAKPYLASKRRVIRIMDSRLQGQYSVAGAQRTAGLALQCLSMQAKRRPSMDQVVIALEQLQDATDMERTPKTELKSSGHRGSGRAHNMPRRKISVDVGNGKVARPRPAASHLNA; this comes from the exons ATGGGGAATTgctgggttgcagaggtcaaatcGGACAGTCCCTCGTACATCGTCTTCGCCTCAG GAAGGAACTCTAAACATGGCAGCAAGAAGGGAACTGTGTTGAGTGCTTCCAGCAGAAGGGTGTCTGCTTCCTCTGTGCCTCTGACCCCAGGGAGCGAGGGCGAGATCTTGTCATCGTCCAAGCCCAAGAGCTTCACCTTCAGTGAACTCAGAACTGCCACCAGGAACTTCCGGCCGGACAGTTTGTTGGGAGAGGGCGGCTTCGGTGCGGTCTTCAAAGGATGGATCGACGAGCACACGTTTGCAGCAGCCAAGCCCGGGACCGGATTAGTAATCGCCGTGAAGAAGCTCAACCCGGAAAGTTTCCAGGGCCACAGGGAGTGGATG ACAGAGGTGAATTACCTGACTCAGCTATCTCACCCTAACCTCGTAAAGCTCATCGGGTACTGCCTGGAGGACGAACAGAGGCTTCTTGTGTATGAGTTTATGCCTCGAGGAAGCTTGGAGAATCATCTCTTCAGGAGTAAGTGGTTTGTGCCATTCTTCACTGTCACTCATCCTATTTGCTTCGATGGGTCTCAGTTTGTGGGTGATGCAGGGAGCCCATACTATCGTCCACTCTCTTGGAGTCTACGGATGAAGATTGCTCTGGGAGCCGGAAGAGGACTCGCTTTTCTGCATAGTGATAAGGCAAAGGTCATATACCGTGATTTCAAGACCTCCAATGTGCTCCTCGATTCG AACTACAATGCAAAGCTATCAGATTTTGGACTGGCAAAAGATGGTCCCAGCGGTAGCAAAAGCCATGTCTCTACGAGGGTCATGGGGACATACGGATATGCTGCGCCCGAGTACCTTTCCACCG GTCATTTGACTGCTAAGAGCGATGTTTATAGCTTTGGAGTTGTTCTTGTTGAATTGTTGACCGGTCAGCGTGCCATCGACAAGAACCGGCCCTCCGAAGAACACAATCTGGTTGAGTGGGCAAAGCCATATCTCGCAAGCAAGCGAAGGGTCATCCGCATCATGGATTCCAGATTGCAAGGGCAGTACTCGGTGGCAGGAGCGCAGAGAACAGCGGGTCTCGCACTGCAGTGCCTGTCCATGCAAGCAAAGCGCAGGCCATCCATGGATCAAGTGGTGATCGCATTAGAACAGCTTCAGGATGCTACAGACATGGAGAGAACCCCTAAGACTGAACTGAAGTCAAGCGGCCACAGAGGCAGTGGCCGTGCACATAATATGCCTCGCCGGAAAATTTCGGTGGATGTCGGGAACGGAAAGGTTGCTCGTCCAAGGCCTGCAGCTTCCCATCTCAACGCTTAG
- the LOC135680557 gene encoding receptor-like cytoplasmic kinase 176 isoform X2 produces MGNCWVAEVKSDSPSYIVFASGRNSKHGSKKGTVLSASSRRVSASSVPLTPGSEGEILSSSKPKSFTFSELRTATRNFRPDSLLGEGGFGAVFKGWIDEHTFAAAKPGTGLVIAVKKLNPESFQGHREWMTEVNYLTQLSHPNLVKLIGYCLEDEQRLLVYEFMPRGSLENHLFRRSPYYRPLSWSLRMKIALGAGRGLAFLHSDKAKVIYRDFKTSNVLLDSNYNAKLSDFGLAKDGPSGSKSHVSTRVMGTYGYAAPEYLSTGHLTAKSDVYSFGVVLVELLTGQRAIDKNRPSEEHNLVEWAKPYLASKRRVIRIMDSRLQGQYSVAGAQRTAGLALQCLSMQAKRRPSMDQVVIALEQLQDATDMERTPKTELKSSGHRGSGRAHNMPRRKISVDVGNGKVARPRPAASHLNA; encoded by the exons ATGGGGAATTgctgggttgcagaggtcaaatcGGACAGTCCCTCGTACATCGTCTTCGCCTCAG GAAGGAACTCTAAACATGGCAGCAAGAAGGGAACTGTGTTGAGTGCTTCCAGCAGAAGGGTGTCTGCTTCCTCTGTGCCTCTGACCCCAGGGAGCGAGGGCGAGATCTTGTCATCGTCCAAGCCCAAGAGCTTCACCTTCAGTGAACTCAGAACTGCCACCAGGAACTTCCGGCCGGACAGTTTGTTGGGAGAGGGCGGCTTCGGTGCGGTCTTCAAAGGATGGATCGACGAGCACACGTTTGCAGCAGCCAAGCCCGGGACCGGATTAGTAATCGCCGTGAAGAAGCTCAACCCGGAAAGTTTCCAGGGCCACAGGGAGTGGATG ACAGAGGTGAATTACCTGACTCAGCTATCTCACCCTAACCTCGTAAAGCTCATCGGGTACTGCCTGGAGGACGAACAGAGGCTTCTTGTGTATGAGTTTATGCCTCGAGGAAGCTTGGAGAATCATCTCTTCAGGA GGAGCCCATACTATCGTCCACTCTCTTGGAGTCTACGGATGAAGATTGCTCTGGGAGCCGGAAGAGGACTCGCTTTTCTGCATAGTGATAAGGCAAAGGTCATATACCGTGATTTCAAGACCTCCAATGTGCTCCTCGATTCG AACTACAATGCAAAGCTATCAGATTTTGGACTGGCAAAAGATGGTCCCAGCGGTAGCAAAAGCCATGTCTCTACGAGGGTCATGGGGACATACGGATATGCTGCGCCCGAGTACCTTTCCACCG GTCATTTGACTGCTAAGAGCGATGTTTATAGCTTTGGAGTTGTTCTTGTTGAATTGTTGACCGGTCAGCGTGCCATCGACAAGAACCGGCCCTCCGAAGAACACAATCTGGTTGAGTGGGCAAAGCCATATCTCGCAAGCAAGCGAAGGGTCATCCGCATCATGGATTCCAGATTGCAAGGGCAGTACTCGGTGGCAGGAGCGCAGAGAACAGCGGGTCTCGCACTGCAGTGCCTGTCCATGCAAGCAAAGCGCAGGCCATCCATGGATCAAGTGGTGATCGCATTAGAACAGCTTCAGGATGCTACAGACATGGAGAGAACCCCTAAGACTGAACTGAAGTCAAGCGGCCACAGAGGCAGTGGCCGTGCACATAATATGCCTCGCCGGAAAATTTCGGTGGATGTCGGGAACGGAAAGGTTGCTCGTCCAAGGCCTGCAGCTTCCCATCTCAACGCTTAG
- the LOC135588898 gene encoding probable WRKY transcription factor 49 → MEAIEDAEANRFDDLDHYHRIMRELREEKSLRFISPEAAESKRDARHESVVNKLIAAVYSGPTIGDVESALTLTTFPNGDAGGRCSSRSTVCPPDKGQGKMEHKYTLRLKTCRIGFADDGYKWRKYGQKSIKNSPNPRSYYRCSNPRCGAKKQVERSMEDPEMLIVTYEGLHLHCTYSHLLLPPPREDSKAGLHASKKLKRRSMVGAPDNTTIQSRLPSQPAVDGTVSPVLEEDALRSSEGLLEDVVPLVVRKPCISTTSSYDRRPSSHSNPSWTNSSSCFNLGILSTTM, encoded by the exons ATGGAGGCAATTGAAGACGCAGAGGCCAATCGGTTTGACGATCTTGATCATTATCACCGGATCATGAGGGAGCTCCGAGAGGAGAAGAGTCTCCGGTTCATCTCACCCGAGGCTGCAGAATCCAAACGTGACGCACGACATGAATCAGTCGTCAACAAACTCATCGCGGCTGTCTACTCCGGCCCAACGATCGGCGACGTCGAAAGCGCGCTGACTTTGACGACCTTTCCGAATGGCGACGCCGGCGGCCGGTGCAGTTCTCGATCCAC AGTCTGTCCGCCAGACAAGGGCCAGGGCAAGATGGAGCACAAGTATACGTTGAGATTGAAGACCTGTAGAATTGGGTTTGCAGATGATGGCTACAAATGGAGGAAATATGGGCAAAAATCCATCAAAAACAGCCCCAACCCAAG GAGTTACTACAGATGCAGCAACCCGAGGTGCGGTGCCAAGAAGCAAGTTGAGAGATCCATGGAAGATCCAGAGATGCTCATCGTCACATACGAGGGTCTCCACCTCCACTGCACCTACTCACATCTCCTTCTCCCCCCACCACGGGAAGACTCCAAAGCCGGCTTGCATGCATCAAAGAAGCTCAAGCGTCGGTCCATGGTCGGAGCCCCGGACAACACAACGATCCAGTCTCGGCTGCCGTCGCAGCCTGCGGTGGACGGAACAGTGAGCCCGGTCTTGGAAGAGGATGCTTTGCGTAGCTCGGAAGGGCTGCTGGAAGACGTCGTGCCCTTGGTGGTGAGGAAGCCATGCATCTCGACCACCTCATCGTACGACCGTCGTCCTTCATCCCACTCCAACCCATCATGGACGAATAGCTCGTCTTGCTTCAATCTGGGCATTCTTTCTACCACAATGTGA